TTTAGTCCCATTCCTCTAGATATTAGGTCATGATTAAAGAACAAAACGATGACAGTTATATCATCATGGAAATGACGCCGAACCCTCTTCTCAATCTTCCTAAGATCAGAATATCGCATCTCTCGTTTTCTAGCTGCTTCATGGAGGGCAGCCTTGACTAGCATCTTGGCACTTCCCTGTATCAGAATCAAGACAGTTTGAGCAGAGAAGCAGTCAAGATGCATGACAGATATATTATCATCAACAAACAACACTCACAAAACACTATGACCGAGGAGAAACCACCAATGCTATAATCACAACTATGCAGTGTCAGGACATTACCATCGGGCCTTTTATAATTAAACGCAAAGAAGGGTTTCACTAATGTACTAGACGGATTGATTATATAAGGAATAAGCTTGTCAAATTCAATTCACAAGTTTAAGGAACATAGCAATTTCAAACTCCAGGGTAAAGATTGGAAATTTCTTGGGATTCTAAGAAATGTAAAGCAATTTCCCCTTGACATATAAAGCCATTAGCATATATAATAACTGAATACAATAAAGATAATAAAGACAAGATCTTACTGCATGAGGATTACTGTGGACGATCTCCACAGCTTTTTCATTACTCAAGTGCTCCCATAAACCATCAGAAGCAAATATAAGGAAAGAGTCATTAGGCTGAATAGGATGAGTAAGTATAGATGGAGTTGCACTCATGATGGGCATGTTCATTGGTTCAGGAAGCCGGAATTTTTCAGCAATCGGTTCCCTGTTAAAATGTGCGTATTTCATATACACATCACCTATAGATCTTGAAACCTGCATCAGGAACAGTTCTTTATGATTAGATAAAAGTCATAAAACTAGTCAAAAAGAAGGGAAAACTTTCATTAAAACAACGGAACAGCCTCTCGCAGAGAAAGGAACACAGGTATCTGAAAACACACCGTCTAATAATCAACGTTTACAGGATAGGAAAACTAGGTGGAGGCTAATACAACGAATATATTTATGAAAACAGATTTTCCCAACTACAAGTATTGCCTAATATTCTACTTAGTAGAGTACTAAATCCATTTTAAGTTATTATTGTATGCATATTTCAGCAATTTATTTTAAAACTATGCCAACAAAACAACTGATTTCAATTACTGTTTGTGGTATCTAATCCACACAGCTGCAAAGCAACCTTCATCAAGTGTAAGAGATAGCTCAGTAGCTAGGTGCTTATGGCGAACTGCAATACGGCAAACAGATATGTGTAATATTTTAATATGCAATTCAATATACTCTCCTCACATCATATCAAATCAAAGTTTTCCTACTGAATATTGAAATACCGGAAACTCTGCATTACTGCTCATTTAAACTTTAAAAAGTCAAATTGACTAATTATACTTGAGATGAACTTGAACTCATAATTTAACTCTTAACATAGCTATAATAGTTGCAAGATATATTTAACAAATAAAAAATGTTTTAAGATATGAAAATCATCTGTCATAGAAGTGGCAATATATCATTAAAGCAACAATGCAAACTGTTATCTGAAAAAACCTGAATGATGCCTTTTACTCTCCAAACTCCATGCTTTAGGACAACAATATTA
This genomic interval from Apium graveolens cultivar Ventura chromosome 8, ASM990537v1, whole genome shotgun sequence contains the following:
- the LOC141677584 gene encoding putative protein phosphatase 2C 42 isoform X2, whose amino-acid sequence is MSADDNGVVTPDTVNRAFLATERGFTARVEEMWPTQPKLATVGACCLVGVIYQKTLFVANLGDSRVVLGKKVGDTGVIAAIQLSTEHNANVVETRRDLIELHPNDPNIVVLKHGVWRVKGIIQVSRSIGDVYMKYAHFNREPIAEKFRLPEPMNMPIMSATPSILTHPIQPNDSFLIFASDGLWEHLSNEKAVEIVHSNPHAGSAKMLVKAALHEAARKREMRYSDLRKIEKRVRRHFHDDITVIVLFFNHDLISRGMGLNSRLSVRSHLEH